The sequence CGAGGCTGGAACGGTCGACGACGCCGTTTTCGAGCGGTATCTGCGCCAGGACTACGCCGTCGTCGAGACGCTCGTGGGGACGTTCGGCCACGCCGTCGGCGAGGCGCCGTCGATGGCCGCGAAGGCTCGACTCACCGACTTCTTGCGGACGCTCACCGACGAGGAGAACGACTACTTCGGGCGCTCGTTCGACGCTCTCGGTGTTTCGATGGACGAGGCACCGCGGACGACGCCCGCGACGCGCGCGCTGCTCGACCTGCTCGAACGCGCCGGGCGCGAGGGCGGGTACGCCGAGACGCTCGCCGTCCTGGTGCCCGCCGAGTGGGTGTACGAGACGTGGGCGACGGCCGTCGAACAGCCTCTGCCCGACCGGTTCTATCTCGCGGAGTGGGTGGATCTCCACGCCAACCCCGATTTCGTTTCCTTTGTCGACTGGCTTCGGGCCGAACTCGACCGGGAAGGGACGGTCGTCTCGCCGCGCCGACAGCGCCGCCTCGACGCCCTCTTCCGGCGGACGGTCGAACTGGAACGGGCCTTCTTCGACGCCGCGTACGACGAAGCCTGATCAGTCGGCGGCGACGTGTGCGCGGCCGATGGCCTGCCAGCGGTTCGACCGGACGCGGGCGACGTTCAACCCGGCGGGGACGAGCGTCTCGACGACGAGCGCAGCCATCAGGACGCCGGGACCGAGCGCGGTGACGAGGCCGAGGACCGCGACGGGGAGCGCACAGGCGTAGCGGCCGAACAGCGACGTGACGAAGGGGTAGCGGGTGTCGCCCGCGCCGCGGAGCGTTCCCGTCGCGGAGCCGTCGACGCCGAGGAAGACGACGCTCACGGCGGCCGCAGCGACGAAGGGCGTCGCCACCGAGACGACGGCCGGGTCGGCGACGAACAGCCCTGCGATCCAGGGCGCGAGGAGGAGCACGACCGCGGCCGCGACGACGTACACCGTCGCCGAGAGGCGGATGATGGCGCGGGCGTAGCCCTCGGCGGCGGTCACGTCGTCGGCGCCGAGCGATTGGCCGACGAGCGTGCTGGCGGCGATGGAGAAGCCCCAGGAGAAACTGTCGAGGAGCGTCCGCACGCGCCGAGCCACCTCGTAGGCGGCGACCACGGCTGGCCCGAAGGTGGCCGCGATGGCGACCAGCGGGAAGGCGACGAGCATCTCGGCGGTGCGGCGGGCCATCAGGGGTGCGGAGACGGCGAGCAGTCGGTGGGCAAGCGCCGGCACGTCGGCAAGCCGAGTCGTCGCCCGCGACACGGCGACGGGGCACGCGCCCCGGCCGGCGTACGACCGGCCGGCGAGGCCCCAGACGAAGACGAGAGCGACGACGCCCGTCGAGAGGGTGGTGCCGAGAGCGGCGCCCGCGACACCGAGACCGTAGCCGAAGATGAGCGTCGCCGAAAGGACGATGTTGAGGGCGGCGCCGCCGGCGCGAATCCACATCGGCGTCAGGGTGTCGCCGACGCCGGCGTAGGTGCGACTGGCGATCAGGTTGGGGTACTCGAACAGGAGCGCCGGCGCGACGAGGGCGAGATACGTCGCTGCGTGGCCGAGGGGTTCGGGCGTGGAGCCGAGGACGGCGACGAGGGTGGGTGCGAACGCGGCGTAGACGGCGACGATGGGCGCGGCGATGGCGAGGGCGACGACGAGGCTGACGGCGACGATCGCGCTCGCCCGGTCGTAGGCCTCGGCGCCGTAGGCCTGCGAGACGAGGGTGACCGTTCCGCCCGCGAGGCCGATACCGAGATACTTCCCGACCTGCCAGTAGGCGTTGGCAAAGGCGAGGCCGGCGACGGCCGCCGCGCCCACGTCCCACCCAACCATCGCCAGGTCGACCGTGCTCTTGGACATGATGGCGAGACCGGTAACGATCCGGGGCCACGCCAGGTCGAGGGTTTCGTGGAAGCGCAGTCGGTCGATGACGCCGGCGCGGTCGAGAGCACCGGCGAGGGCGTCTCGGAGGCGGCCAGCCATCGGCCGACGTAGCGGTCACCGGGTATAGTAGCTTGCGAAACCGAGTGAAGCGGACTGTCGGAACCGTGTATCGGCCGCCGTCGGTCAGTAGCTACGATGGGTAGAATCGGCTTACGTCACGCCGTCACGCCGTCACGCGACGCGGTTACGGAGTTCCTCGCCGCCCTGGTACTGGTGGAAAATCTCTTTCACCAGGTCGGCGATGTCGAGGTGGTAGCGGTTGGTCGCGGAGCCACGATGCGGGGAGATGATGACCTCCTCGAAGTCCCAGAGCGGGTTGTCCTCCGGGAGTGGTTCGGTCTCGAACACGTCGAGGCCGGCGCCCGCGATGTCGCCGGCGTCGAGGGCGTCGATGAGGGCGTCCTCGTCGGCGATGGGGCCGCGCGCGACGTTGATGAGGTAGGCGTCGTCGCGCATCAGGTCGAACTCCTCGGTGGAGAACATCCCCTCGGTCTCGGGGGTGTGGGGAACGGCGATGGCGACGAAGCGCGCGTCTTCGATGGCCTCGTGGAGGTCGTCGGGGTGGTAGAGTTCGGAGACGCCGTCGACGGGCTCGTCGGAGCGGCGAACGCCAACGACATCCATGCCGAGGGCGTCGGCGCGCTGGGCGATGCCCTGGCCGAGGGTGCCGAGGCCGACGACACAGAGGCGTTTGTTCTCCACGGTGAACGGGCGTTCGTACGGCGGTTCGTACCAGTCGTTCTCGTTCTGGTGGTCGCGGTAGATGTGGAGCATCCGCGCGAGCGACACCATGTAGCCGACGGCGATTTCGCCGACGGTGGTGTCGTGGATCCCCGTGCTGTTGGTGAGGGGGACGCCCGCCGCCTCGTAGGCGTCGGTGTCGAACTCGTCGTAGCCGGCGCGGATGCAGTGAACCCACCCGGCGTCGAGGAAGGCGTCACGGGGGCGGAACGAGGCAACGGCGTCCGTCTCGTCGAACTCCTCGTCGTCGCCCACGATCTCGACCGGCACGTCGAGTTCGGCGAAGGCGTCGGCGAACTCGTCTTTCGGGATCTTGTTGGCGACCGACTCGTGGACGCAGAGTCGTTCGAGCGTTGGTCTCTCGGGCATGTCTCGGCAAACCCGTCTCTGGTTATTCAACTTTTCGACAGATGACGAGCGATCATTAGGTGTCTGTCCTTACCTTTACAACCCCGGGGGGGCATGTACGTCGATAGGATGAACGTAACAGACGCCATCGCGGAAATCCTGGCCGAAGAAGGTGTAGAACACCTGATAGGATTCCCGAGCAATCCGCTGTTTGACGAAAACGCAGCCGAAGATGCAGGCATTCGATCTATCGTCGTCCGGCAGGAGCGCACCGGCGCCCACATGCTCGACGGCATCGCCCGTATCACCTCCGGCGATCAGGTCGAGGCCTTCGCCTGTCAGCACGGTCCCGGCACCGAGAACTCCGTGGGCGGCATCGCCCAGGCCTACGCCGAGTCGGCGCCCATCGTCGCGCTTCCGGCGGGCTACTCCCGAGCGAAGACGAACACCGACCCCAAGTTCAGTTCGCTCATCAACTACCAGCACGTCACGAAGACGACCGAACAACTGACCGACCCCGACGCTGTCGAGGAGACGATCCGGCGGGCGTTCCAGTCCGCCCGCAACGGTCGTCAGCGCCCCGGACTCGTCGAGATTCCGAAGGACGTGTTCCAGCAGGAAGTCGGCGATATCGACTACGAAACCACGTCGTCGACGCGGACGGCACCGGATCCCGAAGCCGTCGAAGCGGCCGCCGACGCACTGCTCGACGCCGACTTGCCCGTCATCAACGCCGGCCAGGGCGTCCACTACGCGAAGGCGTGGGAGCCGCTGAAGGAACTCGCCGAACTGCTGGAAGCGCCGGTGGCCACCACGCTCAACGGCAAGAGCGCGTTCCCCGAGGACCACCCACTCTCGC comes from Haloplanus sp. XH21 and encodes:
- the ddh gene encoding D-2-hydroxyacid dehydrogenase, producing MPERPTLERLCVHESVANKIPKDEFADAFAELDVPVEIVGDDEEFDETDAVASFRPRDAFLDAGWVHCIRAGYDEFDTDAYEAAGVPLTNSTGIHDTTVGEIAVGYMVSLARMLHIYRDHQNENDWYEPPYERPFTVENKRLCVVGLGTLGQGIAQRADALGMDVVGVRRSDEPVDGVSELYHPDDLHEAIEDARFVAIAVPHTPETEGMFSTEEFDLMRDDAYLINVARGPIADEDALIDALDAGDIAGAGLDVFETEPLPEDNPLWDFEEVIISPHRGSATNRYHLDIADLVKEIFHQYQGGEELRNRVA
- a CDS encoding TenA family protein, which gives rise to MPNTETPATFDQYADGRDEARLTEWLRDRSEPDWREAVEHRFVREFEAGTVDDAVFERYLRQDYAVVETLVGTFGHAVGEAPSMAAKARLTDFLRTLTDEENDYFGRSFDALGVSMDEAPRTTPATRALLDLLERAGREGGYAETLAVLVPAEWVYETWATAVEQPLPDRFYLAEWVDLHANPDFVSFVDWLRAELDREGTVVSPRRQRRLDALFRRTVELERAFFDAAYDEA
- a CDS encoding MATE family efflux transporter is translated as MAGRLRDALAGALDRAGVIDRLRFHETLDLAWPRIVTGLAIMSKSTVDLAMVGWDVGAAAVAGLAFANAYWQVGKYLGIGLAGGTVTLVSQAYGAEAYDRASAIVAVSLVVALAIAAPIVAVYAAFAPTLVAVLGSTPEPLGHAATYLALVAPALLFEYPNLIASRTYAGVGDTLTPMWIRAGGAALNIVLSATLIFGYGLGVAGAALGTTLSTGVVALVFVWGLAGRSYAGRGACPVAVSRATTRLADVPALAHRLLAVSAPLMARRTAEMLVAFPLVAIAATFGPAVVAAYEVARRVRTLLDSFSWGFSIAASTLVGQSLGADDVTAAEGYARAIIRLSATVYVVAAAVVLLLAPWIAGLFVADPAVVSVATPFVAAAAVSVVFLGVDGSATGTLRGAGDTRYPFVTSLFGRYACALPVAVLGLVTALGPGVLMAALVVETLVPAGLNVARVRSNRWQAIGRAHVAAD